The stretch of DNA CCGGGGCCATAGGAGAATGTGGGGACTAATACTCCTGTATGATCTTTGGATAGAAACCTTATAGTTGTTGACTTGCCTACAACACCGCCGATGATTCCAACGCCACCAGTTTCGTGATCTGATGTTACTATGACTAGAGTGTCACCACTTTTCTGAGCGAAGTCTAGAACTACTCCTATGGTTTTGTCAAAGTCGCTCATTTCTGCTATCAATCCTTTGGCATTGTTTCCATGTGCCTCCCAGTCTATCTGCGAACCTTCTATCATTAGGACGAATCCGTTCTTACTTTTTGAGAGTATATCTAGGGATTTTTTTGTCATCTCGGGCAATGAAGTTTTTCTGTTGGTGTTTAGTGCTGGTGGTAAATGCATACTCTCAAGTAGTGCTAGAAGTTTTTCAGTTTTGGTTGGAGTGTAGAGGGCGAATTCTTCGTAATTTGTGATTATCTTATACCCAAGATTACTCATAATCTCAAGTAAATTTATAGTTTGCTGACCTGGGTTTGCTTCAGTGTATTGGGTTGTTAAGGTTTGTTGTGATGGAGTTGGTGTGAAAAACGATAGTCCTCCACCTATAAACACGTCAATTGTTTGATTTGTTGCAAAAGTAGCAATTTCAGCTTCGTTTCCTCTAGAGCTTACATGGGCATAGAATGTAGCAGGAGTTGCGTGGGTTACGGAGCAAGTTACGACTATACCAGTAGATTTGCCTTTCTTTTTTGCAACCTCCATAATAGTCTCAAGGTGGGTTCCATCTGGTAGAGTTGATACATACCCGTTTTTGGTTTTAAACCCTGTTGCAAGAGCAGTTCCACCTGCAGCAGAGTCAGTAACGAGAGAGCCATCAGCATATGTAGACATTAGAGCAATGTTTTTGAATCTGAAAAAGTTTGAGTTTGTGTTAGCTAAACAGTATGCAGATATAGCTCCAACTCCCATTCCGTCTCCTATCATTATAATTATATTTCTAGGCAAAACTACACCTTTGCTGGTGCTTGCAAAAAGAGCAGATTTACTTAAAAGTAGAAATAGGATTGCTAAAAAGAACCTCTTTTTCTTCATAGTTTGTGAATTTTAATCGGTATCTGTAGAATTTCTCAAGAAATGGAGTCAGTTTCAATAGAGTCTAAAAATTCACAATCAAGTGCGGTTTTTTTATTTCTCTCACGGCTTCTTTCTCTAAGGAAACCCATGGATTGTTGGTCATTTCTACTATCTCTAAACTTTTGTAGTTTTATTGCTACAAAAATCGTTTCAAGCCTCTTAGGGCTTATTGAGAAAGTGTCTGTTTCTTGGGCGAGAGAGCGAAAGTAGCTAAAATGAAGAAAACACACTTGATTGTGAGTTTTGGATCTTGTTGAGTTGGTAAGTTGTGAGATTTGTCCTAGTGACATATAAAATATTATAAATGGTTGATATCACCAAGATCAGGAATTTCTCTATAATAGCACACATAGACCATGGTAAATCAACTTTAGCGGACAGGCTTTTGGAGGTAGGGGGGATTAAGGAGAAAAGTGATGACGAGATACCAGTTCTTGATTTTATGCCTGTGGAGAGGGAGCATGGGATTACGGTGAAGGCACAGTCTGCTACCTTTGAATATAAGTCAAAAGATGGTAACACTTATATTTTTAACCTTATAGATACTCCTGGGCATATAGACTTTAGTTTTGAAGTTAGGCGTTCACTTAGAGCATGTGAGGGTGTTTTACTTCTAGTAGATGCAACACAAGGAGTTCAGGCGCAGACGCTTACGAATTTTCTTCTTGCCTTTGAGGAGGGTTTGGAGATATTGCCTGTTATTAACAAAATAGATTTGCCGATTGCTGATGTTGCTGCAACCAAGGAGGAGATAGAGAAGGAACTTGGTATTTCTGCAGAAGATGCTGTTTTGATAAGTGCTAAAGAAGGGATAGGTATTGAGGAATTGATGGAGGCAATTGTGAAGAAGGTTCCTCATCCGAGGGGGAATTTTGATGCTCCTCTTAAGGCGTTGGTTTTTGACTCTTTCTACGATAACTACAAGGGGGTAGTTGCTAAGATTAGAGTGTTTGATGGTGTTGTTAAGCCTGGTGACGAGATACTTTTTATGGGGGGGCAGAAAAGGTATAGGGTGGAGGAGGTGGGAGTTATAGCTCTTAAACTTATAAAGAAGGATTACCTTTCTGCCGGTGAAGTTGGCTATCTGATAGGAAACATCAAATCTATCTCCGACTTTACTGTTGGTGATACTATAACGCATTCAAGTAATCCTACAAGTGTTGCTTTACCAGGGTATAGAGAACCGAAACCGATGGTGTATGCTTGTATATTTCCTACTGAAAATGAGGATTTCAATGATCTTAAGGAGGTTATGTATAAACTTAAGCTTACAGATTCTTCAATAACTTTTGAACCTGTAAATTCGGCATCTATGGGTATGGGGTTCAAGTGTGGTTTTCTTGGGTTGTTGCATATGCAAATAGTTATGGAGAGACTTGATACTGAGTTTGGTATATCAGTTATAAGCACTGTTCCGACGGTAAAGTATAAGGTTAATCTCAAGAGTGGGACAAGCGTTTATATTGAAAATCCGATGGAGCTTCCGGAAATAACGAAAATTGACTCCATAGAGGAGCCTTTTGTTTCTCTCACTATAATAGCGCCGGATGGATACATAGGAAGTATCATGGAAATAATGAGGGATAAGAGAGCAGAACAAAAGGAA from Brevinematia bacterium encodes:
- the lepA gene encoding translation elongation factor 4, whose translation is MVDITKIRNFSIIAHIDHGKSTLADRLLEVGGIKEKSDDEIPVLDFMPVEREHGITVKAQSATFEYKSKDGNTYIFNLIDTPGHIDFSFEVRRSLRACEGVLLLVDATQGVQAQTLTNFLLAFEEGLEILPVINKIDLPIADVAATKEEIEKELGISAEDAVLISAKEGIGIEELMEAIVKKVPHPRGNFDAPLKALVFDSFYDNYKGVVAKIRVFDGVVKPGDEILFMGGQKRYRVEEVGVIALKLIKKDYLSAGEVGYLIGNIKSISDFTVGDTITHSSNPTSVALPGYREPKPMVYACIFPTENEDFNDLKEVMYKLKLTDSSITFEPVNSASMGMGFKCGFLGLLHMQIVMERLDTEFGISVISTVPTVKYKVNLKSGTSVYIENPMELPEITKIDSIEEPFVSLTIIAPDGYIGSIMEIMRDKRAEQKEMRYIDSKRLELKYEVPLSEIIYGFFDKLKSVTSGYASMDYEFIGYRKSDIVKLDVLVNGKQVDALSFLVHRDLAPYKGRELVKKLQKLIPKHLFPIAIQAAIGSRVIAREDISALRKDVTAKC
- a CDS encoding alkaline phosphatase, with translation MKKKRFFLAILFLLLSKSALFASTSKGVVLPRNIIIMIGDGMGVGAISAYCLANTNSNFFRFKNIALMSTYADGSLVTDSAAGGTALATGFKTKNGYVSTLPDGTHLETIMEVAKKKGKSTGIVVTCSVTHATPATFYAHVSSRGNEAEIATFATNQTIDVFIGGGLSFFTPTPSQQTLTTQYTEANPGQQTINLLEIMSNLGYKIITNYEEFALYTPTKTEKLLALLESMHLPPALNTNRKTSLPEMTKKSLDILSKSKNGFVLMIEGSQIDWEAHGNNAKGLIAEMSDFDKTIGVVLDFAQKSGDTLVIVTSDHETGGVGIIGGVVGKSTTIRFLSKDHTGVLVPTFSYGPGSENFLGIIDNTFIGKKLIEILSGSSPNQTKN